gaccaaaagtatgttggacacctgctcgttatacatctcattccaaaatcatgggcattaatatggagttggtccccccctttgctgctataacagcctccactcttctgcaaaatttttccaatagatgttggaacattgctgcggggacttgcttcctttcagccacaagagcattagtaaggttGGGCGCTGATGTTaagcaattaggcctggctcgcagtcagcattccaatacATTCCAAAggggttcgatggggttgaggtgagggctctgtgcaggccagtcaagttcttccacaccgatctcgacaaagcattggacctcgctttgtgcacagggacattctcatgctgaaacaggaaagggacttcccctaactgttgccataaagttggaaacacaaaattgtctagaatgtcattgtatcctgtagcgttaagatttcccatcattggaactaaggggcctagcccgaaccacgaAAAaaagtcccagaccattattcctcctccaccaaactttaccgttggcactatgcattggggcaggtagcgttctccaggcatccgccaaacccagtttcgtttgtcggactgccagatggtgaagcgtgattcatcactccagagaatgcgtttccactgctccagagaccaatggcggcaagctttacaccagttcagctgacgcttggcatttcgcatggtgttcttaggcttgtgtgcagctgctctgccaaggaaacacatttcatgaagcttcctatgaacagttcttgtgctgaccttgctgccaaaggcagtttggaactcgatattgagtgttgcaactgaggacagatgatttttacgctctacacgcttcagcactcgtcagtcctgttctgtgagcttgtgtggcctaccacttcgcaggtgtttccacttcacaataacagcactttcaGTTGATGGGGCAGgtcaagcagggcagaaatttgacaaaattgatttgttggaaaggcggcctcctatgatggtgccatgttgaatatatagtatatatattttgtatatatagtgtagaagCTCCATAAATATAAAACACTTGTACGGTTATAACACAGAGTTTCAAAACACAGAGGCGCAACATCGCGATACTCCCGGGAATGTTTACAAAACAGACGAGACCGGTATTTGataagtcaatgagagaagtgaaagaTTCTTCCTTAGTTGTGAATCTTCTCAAAATCTAAACGCACAACTTAGACTTCACACAATggcttaagtagttgaacatgttattactccaacatCGCGAAAGTGACAATATGAAACGTTTAATTTTCGTAAAAATCTACTTTATATTGAAGGAGTGTctttgatttgacggcctgcacatgCGCGGTTAGGCGCGAGACGACCGTTTGTTAACCTAACCTACATATCAAGATACATTTTCAATTTGTATAAAAGTTTTATGGTGCGTATTgctttttgtttttacatttactgACAATTACAAAAATAATATTTCAATTCTATCTTCAATAATGTGAAGAGGGGTTTGTTTTCCGTCCACTTCATTTTATCTATAAAGAATCTTCCATGAAAAATAAACTAATTAACAATGACAGTCAAATCAGCGTCAATatcatttggatcaaaataaaacaaaatctcAGTCTCTCAAATTAACATTAATAGTagtttatttttaaataaaatctAACTCACAACAAAATCTTCTGACATAAGAACGACCTGATGACGTGTTTCTgcgcatgagcttagctagccaacgtcgccatgacatcgcctataagtgtgatcggggatttctattggagaagcagttttagcctatcttcatactgtactgttttAAGCAAACCCATGTCATGTGACATTACCACAGAAGCTACTTCCGCCTGAAATTATCCAATTGGTGATTGACCAGTCTTTGAACGAATCAAAAAACGAAAATAGACCAGTCTGACCAATCACAACGAAGAAAGGGCAGAACTTAGCTTTTGAAGTCCATAATTCAGTCATAGATGGTATCGAATGGAGGTGGAAAGTATCATGTTTGTTAACATATGGGTGAAACCTTTATTAGAATATGAATGCAATAACATACTCAAACTTTGATAATCAAGAACATGTTTTGAAATTAGGCGAAACATTTGAGAAACAACCCAAAGGCGCTTACCACACGGTGAGATGTAAGTGGCATTTTGATCATACTTGCTAGCTAACTTGCTATgataatattagctagctagttaacgttaagcCCCAAAACATACGATTCAAAttaaatagctagctagttacttcGTCTAAATCGATGTCACTTTATTAAAAGTGATCTAGTTATCCATTTAGAGTCCTTAGTTTAAACTGTACTATTACATGTTTGTACTTTTAATTGGGCTTTCGGCTAGCCGCACTTGCTTCTGGCATCCATTGATCCGTTTGAGCAGCTACAACAATAGTGGTGGCCTTGTGGCTCCATCTGTTGATGAACAGTGGTAACTTCAACTTCATTATATCAGAATGGACCAAACCAATGATGTTTTTGTGCGTAGCCTTCAGTCTGCCCATATGCTTTGCTGTGTAATTCAGTAGTTTGGAACTCAGGCTGTTCTTTTATCTCTTTGATCCAGATGACTTTAAACCAGCCTCCATTGACACCGCCTGTGTGGGGGAGCTGGAGGTGGGAAAAGGAGAACAAGTTACTATCACACTGCCCAATCTGGAGGTAAGAATTAAGCACATAAATGACCTCCCCCCTTTTTAATCTCTATATCCAGTGATCAACTGATTACCTTGATGTTCCCCTTTTACCTAGGGATCCACTGCCTCTGTAACAGTCTTCAAAGGATCCAAGAGGCCTTATATGAAGGAATGTATTCTCATCGTAAACCACGATACTGGAGAGTACCGTCTGGAGAAACTCAACAGCAACATTGCTGTCAAGAAGACCAGGTGGGTGGACAGACTACGGTCGACTTGTTTATTTGGGCAAACTGtaacaaaacatttttgcaatggaaaaacaataagcatttcttattggacactaACTCTCCATTTTGAACTGCTTCCTTTCTAGATTATCTTGTCATTCTGATTTGCATTCCATATTTAGTTGTTAACTATAATCTCGTGTGTTTGGGTTGTCAGGGCTGAAGGCAGCAGTAAGATCCAGTCTCGTATAGAGCAGCAGACCAGTCGTCTGAGCCAGCAGATGAAGACTAGTGGTAATGGCAGCAGCAGCAAGACCCCAGCAGGCTCCAAGAGTTCTCCTCCCAAAGAGAATATGTCCCCTGCCTCCCCCATGGATGACATTGAGAGAGGTATGTAGAGCATCATGTGTAAAAGCTATCCTTCTCTCAAACCATCTACaccgaataaaaatataaacccatgtacacatgtaaagtgttggtcccatgttcaaTGAGGGGAAATATAAGATACCAGTAATTTGGCATTTGCACAAAAATCATATTACTGTGTTTACATaactgttagtgagaatttctcctttgccaagataatccatccatctgacaggtgtggcaaagcaagaaactgattaaacagcacgataattacacaggtgcaccttgtgctgggggcatttgtgtttttttcaaaagttatctgtgaccaacagatgcatatctgtattcccagtcgtgtgaaatccatagattagggcataatttatttatttcaattgactgatttcctggtatgacctgtaactcagtaaagtctttgaaattgttgcatgttgggttTTATATTTTTGCTCTGTATAGATTCTAGTCCATGGTCATATAAATGAATCAATTGCTATGTTTGTAAATCCTCTTGTGTTGTGATTCAAGGTCAGAGGTGACAtcattgttttctctctctctgtgtgtgtgtgcgtgctacaGAGCTAATGGCAGAGGCGCGGGTCATGGACCAGATGAGTAGTGGGGACTCGTCCTCAGACTCCCACAGCTCCTCATCCTCCAGTAGTGGGGACAGTTCCAGCGGTAGTGACTCTGAGGATGAGTCCCGGCACCCCCCCCCTGTGGGTCCCCCCACAGGGCCACCACCCCACCAGGGCATGCCTGTCCTCACCACTGTCACCACCTCCTCACCATCACCAACTCGCAGTGGAGGACACCTATTGAGCACATTAAGTAAGTTCATCCctatctcttctgttctctctttcACTTACTCGCtgtgtcagtctctctcctctcctgtaaaactctAATAGTTCacttaatttcagtttgtgacaacaagaatcattataccatctaaaccgctctgaaatataatttaaataaacaaaaatattgtattttcagctgtttgaagctggtgtacaaaacagaaagtaaaagaaacttaagaacaggaagcatagcatcttagacttgctttcaatgagagcttggtttgttgcccaaaaagttacacatCGCAGCTTTAAATACTTGTATAGAACCATTTTATATTTGCATTGCCATATCAGAATTTATTTTTGCATTACTGTGGATGTAGGCTAGGATTGGGCGACGTCTGGAATGACACATCATCTTATCGACCTGATCAAACATCGTTGATATACAATTGTATTGTCTATCTATTTTTCCCAGGGCTGGGGGAGCGTTGCGTTGCTTAGCAACGCGTAAACGATCTGTAATATGAAGCCTCTGTCATGCACAAATCACCCGATTTTAGAGTAATGATTAGACTCTAAAATGTGGAAATCATCTTACCAATATTGTATTTTCTTGTGTGCAAATACATTTGATAAATATAAATCaatcatatggtgtgtgtgtggtactgatAACTTTGAATGGTGATTTGGAACCAAGCATTGTGCGTTTTACAgtacgtttttcctattttgttacattgcaacctgtaatttaaatagatttttatttggatttcatgtaatggacatacactaaatagtccaaattggtgaagtgaaataaaaacaattacctattaaaaaaaaaaaaaaaaacattacaaacGGAAGtgatgcatgcatatgtatttaccccctttgctatgaagcccctaaataagagctggtgcaaccaattacgtTCAGAAGTCAcacagattgcacacaggtgaactTGAACAAATTAAGTgttacatgatctgtcacatgatttcAGTATatgtacacctgttctgaaaggccccagggtctgcaacatcactaagcaagggacaccaccaaacaagcggcaccatgaagaccaagaacacctccaaacaggtcagggacaaagttgtggagaagtacagatcaggtttgggttataaaaaaagatcCGAAaccttgaacatcccacggagtaccattttaaatccattattaaaaaatagaaagaatatggcaccacaacaaacttgTCAAGAGCTGGCCgcacaccaaaactcacggaccaggcaaggagggcattaatcagagaggcaacaaagagaccaaagataaccctgaaggagctgcaaagctccacagcggagattggagtatctgtccataggaccactttaaaccgtacactccacagagctgggctttacggaacagttgccagaaaaaaagccattgcttaaagaaaaaaataagcaaacacatttggtgtttgccaaagagcatgtgggagactccccaaacatatggaagaaggtactctggttagatgagactaaaactgagctttttggccatcaaggaaaacgctatgtctggcgcaaacccaacacctcacatTACCCCGGAACACCATCCCACATACCCCGGGAACACcatcatcggcagggactgggaaacttgtCAGAATTGAATGAATGATGGatagcgctaaatacagggaaattcttgagggaaacctgtttgtcttccagagatttgagacggggacggaggttcaccttccagcaggacaatgaccctaagcatactgctaagcaacaatcgagtggtttaaggagaaacatttacatttcttggaatgacctagtcaaagcccagaccttaatccaattgagaatctgtggtatgacttaaagattgctgtacaccagtggaacccatccaacttgaaggagctggagcagttttgccttgaagaatgagcaaaaatcccagtggctagatgtaccaagcttatagagacataaggggggatgaatacttttgtaaaccACTGCAGTCAAAGATGTAATCAGAGGAGATGATGACCCTCTGGCTTGGTGGAGAGGGAATGCGGGTCGCTTTCCGCTCTTGACCAACTTCGCCTGCAAAAAGCGTTCTGTCTGAATGTGTTTTCAGTAGGCCAACAGCAGGCAATATTGTTACCCTGCTCCGCAGTCTATTAAAACTAGAAAAGGTGAACATGCTTGTGTTCCTTGCCAGAACTTTGTCAGCTAATATATAATGACAAGAAAAATAGTCAGAATGGTTATTCATTGCACTTTCTATTTGTTGAATTTTCAAAGCCTGTATTCACACGTGTCTTATTCAAAATAAATGTAGCCAAAATGTTGTGCCTTAACATACTTATTTGCAGTGTAATTGTTTGGGGTAATTTAATTCTTATTTATTTAGTGATGTGTAGCCTATCCAAAGGTGGGTTAGTCTTTTTTTTTGTTCCTGCTTTTGGAGCTTATGTAATGCCAGTTGCGCAATTCAAGGACGTGAATAAACACTTCCACAATAACAGACATATTCATTTCTAAGTTTAACTTGTACAGGTAATGTTTACTTCATTGACAGAAGCCTAGTGTAGGCTTGTAATATTGGCTGTTTGGTTCGCAAGGTTTGTCCAGCTGCACACCATTTGTTTTTCCTGAAGCTTTGGTCAGGTGGAGGCCAGAAAATTAAGGTTTCTTTAAACTTCCCATTTTATTATTCTGTCTGGCAATTGTTggttctctctttctcattatTACCATATCATGTTATGTAGGCTATTCAACAACAAATTTCTGAGATCGAACTCTGTTACTGGCCTCCTAGATTGATTTGAAAGTTGATCAGGACATTTTGGCACGCTGCGCTCCGTCTACAATATACCTTGTAGACATACTATTGCATTATGTGAATAGTAGGCTAAGTCTACCTACCTACCACATATTTATTGAAAAAGGCTATGGCAAATTGGAATAGGTAGGTAATTTGGCAtgtctgcaaaaaaaaaaaagatatatatatatatatatctatacactgctcaaaaaaataaagggaacacttaaacacaatgtaactccaagtcaatcacacttctctgaactcaaactgtccacttaggaagcaacactgattgacaataaatttcacatgctgttgtgcaaatggaatagacaacaggttgaaattataggcaattagcaagacacccccaataaaggagtggttctgcagttggtgaccacagaccacttctcagttcctatgcttcctggctgatgttttggtcacttttgaatgctggcggtgctttcactctagtggtagcatgagacggagtctacaacccacacaagtggctcaggtagtgcagctcatccaggatggcacatcaatgcgagctgtggcaagaaggtttgctgtgtctgtcagcgtagtgtccagagcatggaggcgctaccaggagacaggccagtacatcaggagacgtggaggaggccgtaggagggcaacaacccagcagcaggaccgctacctccgcctttgtgcaaggaggagcactgccagagccctgcaaaatgacctccagcaggccacacatgtgcatgtgtctgctcaaacggtcagaaacagactccatgagggtggtatgagggcccgacgtccacaggtgggggttgtgcttacagctgaacaccgtgcaggatgtttggcatttgccaga
The Salvelinus fontinalis isolate EN_2023a chromosome 23, ASM2944872v1, whole genome shotgun sequence genome window above contains:
- the LOC129821100 gene encoding ELL-associated factor 2-like → MNAITYSNFDNQEHVLKLGETFEKQPKGAYHTVRYDFKPASIDTACVGELEVGKGEQVTITLPNLEGSTASVTVFKGSKRPYMKECILIVNHDTGEYRLEKLNSNIAVKKTRAEGSSKIQSRIEQQTSRLSQQMKTSGNGSSSKTPAGSKSSPPKENMSPASPMDDIERELMAEARVMDQMSSGDSSSDSHSSSSSSSGDSSSGSDSEDESRHPPPVGPPTGPPPHQGMPVLTTVTTSSPSPTRSGGHLLSTLKNDLQLSESGSESDDD